In the genome of Vigna radiata var. radiata cultivar VC1973A unplaced genomic scaffold, Vradiata_ver6 scaffold_100, whole genome shotgun sequence, one region contains:
- the LOC106755321 gene encoding uncharacterized protein LOC106755321 encodes MDQEDGKIDPVNPTDLSSNPPASGKDEMMGIENYLSSGKDDMLGTENPPSSRKDVVMGNEYPPKVSSNSMSLEKDGTVGTVNPTEVSSNTMPLIKDDSIENPLLSGKDCEKCADNPPQLSSNSPTSGKNGLMGTANSLSPGKHDILTTENLPEVTYGHPSSGKDDGKKDIDSPEGTSISDLSDKNTPQSLKAKSSIVKKSQTGKLKGKKSNVSQKINKKRRITTSKKVVDNAGEKQVSDLSELKEINDESSKGKGEEAENKIKESQTKSTADKSPKEESDSSQLKVTDPPEGSSKPELRNKSTPQSLKAKSKIIKKSQAGKLKAKKNIGTQQIHGKRISISKKVLDNADEKQISDSSHLKETDNEPLKGKSQEVEKKVTESQNRSTNGKSRREKIRQARKDKTSQLDKTEQNLEIEEKHRDSSKGSRSIKNKVRRSGMERSQVNDKKAEKLGGFIFMCNAKTKPDCFRYRVMGVSAGKKDDVLQIRPGLNLFLYDFDLKLLYGIYKASSSGGMKLEPKAFGGKFPAQVRFKIAGDCFPLPESIFKKAIKDNYNEKNKFRTELTVRQVRKLTQLFRPVEIPSAVRPVHSQPKLIIRDRESPDNVRGSRSRLQRENYNVQSLHRDHQFDLQEEIAHDLFLMENNRAHGLPMYRRNVATTSHVNPMLESSDRDYQPHHLEHGYPRIVPAHVESVRTDHLYLNDSRDSLFLNDSRDSLFLNDSRDPYHVYRHGVSPRDAYLGSLSREENSYLVGRRPFAGTDNLPRREAERDRHYPIYAAPDAFSDHIRRPYHGDKLEASRAPVSSRYSFAGPSFRRR; translated from the exons ATGGATCAAGAAGATGGCAAGATTGACCCAGTTAATCCTACTGATCTGTCTTCTAATCCTCCCGCATCAGGGAAAGATGAGATGATGGGCATTGAGAATTATCTGTCATCTGGAAAGGATGATATGCTGGGTACTGAGAATCCCCCATCTTCAAGAAAAGATGTTGTGATGGGTAATGAGTATCCTCCAAAAGTGTCGTCTAATTCTATGTCATTAGAAAAGGATGGTACGGTGGGCACTGTAAATCCTACTGAAGTGTCTTCCAATACTATGCCTTTGATAAAAGATGATAGCATTGAGAATCCTCTGTTATCTGGAAAAGATTGCGAGAAGTGTGCTGATAATCCTCCTCAATTGTCTTCTAATTCTCCAACGTCAGGAAAAAATGGCTTAATGGGCACTGCGAATTCTCTGTCTCCGGGAAAACATGATATATTGACCACTGAGAATCTTCCTGAAGTAACTTATGGTCATCCTTCTTCTGGAAAAGATGATGGAAAGAAGGATATTGATTCTCCTGAAGGAACTAGTATATCAGATTTGAGTGACAAGAATACCCCGCAATCATTGAAGGCAAAATCTAGTATTGTTAAGAAATCTCAAACTGGTAAACTTAAGGGGAAGAAGAGCAATGTTTCTCAAAAGAttaataagaaaagaagaatcacGACTTCTAAAAAAGTGGTGGATAATGCTGGTGAGAAACAAGTTTCAGACCTTAGTGAGCTCAAGGAAATTAACGATGAATCATCTAAGGGTAAGGGTGAGGAggctgaaaataaaataaaagaaagccAAACTAAGAGCACTGCTGACAAAAGTCCGAAGGAAGAGTCAGACAGTAGCCAACTGAAGGTTACTGATCCTCCTGAAGGATCTAGTAAACCAGAGTTGAGGAACAAGAGCACTCCACAATCATTGAAggcaaaatctaaaattattaagaaatctCAGGCTGGTAAATTAAaggctaagaagaacattggcACTCAGCAGATTCATGGCAAAAGAATTAGTATTTCCAAAAAAGTGTTGGATAATGCAGATGAGAAACAAATTTCAGACAGTAGCCACCTGAAGGAAACTGATAATGAACCACTGAAGGGGAAGAGTCAGGAGGTTGAAAAGAAAGTAACAGAAAGCCAAAACAGGAGCACCAATGGCAAAAGTCGTAGGGAGAAGATCCGGCAGGCTCGTAAAGATAAGACTAGTCAGTTGGATAAGACTGAGCAAAATCTAGAGATTGAAGAGAAGCATAGGGACTCAAGCAAGGGTTCTAGGAGTATAAAAAACAAAGTTAGGAGAAGTGGCATGGAAAGGAGTCAAGTAAATGACAAGAAGGCTGAAAAGCTTGGTGGTTTCATCTTTATGTGCAATGCAAAGACAAAGCCTGATTGTTTTCGCTATCGAGTCATGGGTGTTTCAGCTGGTAAAAAGGATGATGTTTTACAAATCAGACCTGGgcttaatctttttctttatgattTTGATCTGAAGCTACTGTATGGTATTTACAAGGCTTCATCTTCTGGTGGCATGAAGCTTGAACCCAAAGCTTTTGGTGGCAAATTTCCTGCTCAG GTGCGGTTCAAAATTGCTGGTGATTGTTTCCCACTACCCGAGAGCATTTTCAAAAAAGCCATCAAggataattataatgaaaaaaacaagTTCAGAACAGAACTTACTGTTAGACAA GTGAGGAAGCTCACTCAACTTTTCCGACCAGTTGAAATTCCTTCAGCTGTGCGCCCTGTCCACTCCCAGCCAAAGCTAATAATTCGAGATAGGGAATCTCCCGACAATGTTAGGGGATCACGGTCCCGGTTGCAGAGGGAAAACTATAACGTGCAGTCTCTTCATAGGGATCATCAATTTGACCTACAAGAGGAAATTGCTCATGATCTGTTTCTAATGGAGAACAATCGGGCACATGGACTACCAATGTATAGAAGGAATGTGGCTACAACATCTCATGTTAATCCTATGTTAGAATCTTCAGATAGAGACTATCAACCCCATCACCTGGAGCATGGCTACCCGAGAATTGTTCCTGCTCATGTAGAAAGTGTTCGGACTGATCATCTTTATTTAAATGACAGTAGGGATTCTCTGTTTCTGAATGACAGTAGGGATTCTCTGTTTTTGAATGACAGTAGGGATCCGTATCATGTCTATCGCCATGGTGTTTCACCTAGGGATGCATATTTGGGATCTTTAAGTAGGGAGGAAAACTCTTACTTGGTTGGGCGAAGACCTTTTGCGGGGACGGATAACTTGCCAAGGAGAGAGGCTGAACGAGATAGGCATTACCCAATCTACGCTGCACCTGATGCTTTCTCTGATCATATTCGGCGACCATATCATGGAGACAAGTTGGAAGCTTCACGCGCCCCAGTTTCTTCTCGTTACTCTTTTGCTGGTCCTTCATTTCGTCGCCGCTGA